The Salvelinus namaycush isolate Seneca unplaced genomic scaffold, SaNama_1.0 Scaffold1968, whole genome shotgun sequence DNA segment GCAGATGACTTcagctcacacacaaacacacgggcacgcacacacacacgtttatgcATAggcatacacacgcacgcacacacacacacacaaacacaagggcacgcacacacacacgtttatgcATAggcatacacacgcacgcacacacacacacacacatacacacacatatacacacacacacacacacacgcacgcacacccacacacacacacacaccacagttgtTGTTTCGCATGTTAAATATTTCTCTATACTTTTTTCCTCATTAAATATTTTATTATGTCTTCATTCAATTACTATTTTTACTATTTACAGTAGCAATCGAtttgtattgttatttttttgtaaCTATTTACAGTTTCAATTCACATTTCATCACAAACTTAAATTACATATTATTTATGCATCAACATGTATTGAACGTGTGTAATTGAACGTGTGTAAGCCTGAGTTTCCTAGTTTAATAACTGTATTTCTTCGGTTTTCCAGCAGACGGGAGTCTTGTTTAATATCTGAAGTCATGTATGTTACAGTAATTCTGATGACCTTGTATCTTGGTATATATGTTTTTAGTCTTTATCATGTACTATAAAAAATACTACATtgaatctatatatatatatacgttgACAAGCATGACCACAGTACAAAGAACAATGGTCTTTATGTATATGCTATTAAACTAGTAGTCTGAAAGATAGGGCCATATCCAATAATATCTTTCTTTCTTTGATTGCAAAATCACTATGGGTAATCCACAGGGGTCCCTGTTAGAATAGATAGATTAGGGAAACCAAAGAAAGCTTTACAGTTGACTTTGCAGCAGGGATCTGGTTCATTTCAGTTCCAAGTGATTTTGATGGCCATGCCTCTCCCAACATGcttggagagggtagaaagttttaagttcctcggcgtacacatcacggacaaactgaaatggtccacccacacagacagcgttgtgaagaaggcgcagcagcgcctcttcaacctcaggaggctgaagaaatttggcttgtcaccaaaagcactcacaaacttttacagatgcacaatcgagagaatCCTGTCCGGCTGtattaccgcctggtacggcaactgctccgcccacaaccgtaaggctctccagagggtagtgaggtctgcacaacacatcaccgggggcaaactacctgccctccaggacacctacaccacccgatgtcacaggaaggccaaaaagatcatcaaggacaacaaccacctgagccactgcctgttcaccccgctatcattcagaaggcgagatcagtacaggtgcatcaaagctgggaccgagagactgaaaaacagcttctatctcaaggccatcagactgttaaacagccatcactaacattgagttgctgctgccaacatactgactcaactccagccactttaataatgaaaaaattgatgtaataagtgtatcactagccactttaaacaatgccactttatataaagtttacataccctacattactcatctcatatgtatatactgtactctataccatctactgcatcttgcctatgccgtttggccatcgctcattcatatttttttatgtacatattcttattcattcctttacacttgtgtgtataaggtaggtgttgtgaaattgtttggttagattacttgtaagaaactactgcatggtcggaactagaagcacaagcatttcgctacactcgcattaacatctgctaaccatgtgaatgtgacaaataaaatttgatttgaacacattaaaatctttgaaattgttgcatgttgcatttatatttttgttcaatatatacatatatttatacatataaaaacatttttttttacctcagTAATTGACAAATTACAATGTCATACTTATGAATAATCACAGCTTGTGATAGTGATGACTCATGTTCATATGTGTTTTATGCCTATCACTGAGTATCAGTGTAAAACAGGTAATACACAGACACCAATCTAATCAAACAGTATTAGACCATGAGGTTCCCTGCTGTTTAATCCCTATCCATTTCAACGTAGGTGTCAGTTGAGTGCACTGAAAATCACCAGCTGTGTGTACTATAATCTCCCCTACACCCAGTCTGGACCAATACCAATCTGTCTTCATTTAAATAGCAGAGAACAAGAGGGCCAGTGTTTGTTTCTGGTCAGAGCAGAGGTGCACCAGACTAGGATTGAGTGGGTCCCCTCACATGAGAGCACAGAGAAAACAAAGAGACTGTGGAAGAGAAAGAAACTGATAAAGAACAAAGGAGGAATCGAGCAAAATAGAGCAACGGACAGAGAGggaagaaacagagagaaaaatagaggacAACGATCCCGAAACACAGGAGAGATGGGCAACAGCAAAAGTGTCTCCCTGTCCAAGGATCTCCTAGAGGAGCTGAAACTGAACACCAAGTACAGCGAGGAGCAGCTATGTACCGGGTACCTAGAACTTACAATTCTGGTCAAAATAAATACACTTTATAGAGAgaagggtgtcatttgagacgtAGCTACTGTTTGATACATCTTTATTTCATCCTCTATAGGTACCAGACCTTCCTGAGAGAGTGTCCCAGTGGGCAAATCAGCAAGCAGCAGTTTGAGGCCATCTACATCAAATTCTTCCCCGACGCAGACCCCAAGGCTTATGCACGCCACGTCTTCAGGAGCTTCGATTCCAACAGGTGATGGATGATATGATCATTACAACGTTCCTGCTGATTTGCACTGCTCTGCATAATTAGCACTTGTGGGATATAGAAACAGAGTAATTGAATGATATTGAACCCTGCAGTGATGGGATGCTGGACTTTAAGGAGTACATCATGGCCCTGCACTTGACCTCCTCTGGGAGGACCATACAGAAACTGGAGTGGGCGTTCAACCTGTACGACGTCGACCACAACAGAAGCATAACCAAGAAGGAGATCCAGGAGATCGTCGAGGTCAGTTGTAGAGTCGTTGTGAAATAGATGTGATGAAGTAGGTGTAAGAGATGAGATGTGGTCACATCATGTTTTGCGTGCTGCTCAAATCTCTATAATGATGAAAGAAACTTTCTGTTTATAGTCGATATTCAACATGATCTCCAAAGAGGACCAAAAGAATCTTCCTGATGATGAGAACACACCAGAGAAGAGAGCTGATCAAATCTGGGATTTCTTCGGCAAGAAAGAAAATGGTAAGCCTTGTTTTCATATTTAGGAACCACTCAAAGAATAGTTCAAGAAAATCATGTATATTGTATTTTGATGAATGCATTTTGAGCTTATGTGCAATGAGCATTGTAAATATATCTATTATTGTATCTGTTATGTGTTCTGTCCTTTCAGATAAGCTAACAGAGGAGGAGTTTATCCAGGGAGTGATGGACAACAAGAACATCCTCAGACTGGTGCAGTTTGACCAGCCACAGAAGGTACAGGAGAGACTGAATGAGATGAAACATTAGCTGCTGACTACGCCATCTTTTTAACGTGTTTTTCACTTCAACTTTATATTTCCACGTTAGTCTCACTGGGACAAAATATTCACATCAAGAGAGACCTGAAGCTTGCAATTGTTGTTGTTAAGTTTGTAACAGCACTTGTTCAAGTGTGCCGTTGAAACGGTACGTTTATGTGGTCTCTTTTGTTTACCgtatatacatttttattatttAGTAAATCAGTAGCAGAGATTTGTTTCAAACACAAAATGTAATACAAAATTCCTTTTAATGTATATATTCCTTTAAGGATACATTTTAGATATGACAAATACATGATAATACCCACATCATGCACATTACTGTAATATATATATCCTTCACACTGTACTTTGTCAAAGACCAATATTAGTATGTTCAATACCAACACTTACCTGTCAATGCTCTACTGTTTTGAGTGTATTAAATTATGTTTATATATCTGCCGTTAGTACCTTTATGTGGTAAAGTTTCATTTGAGTCATTTGATAGTTTTTCTGATAAAATGTACATAAATACAtcaccagtcaaacgtttggactcattcaacttttttattttttttactattttcaacattgtataataatagtgaagacatcaaaactatagaataacacatatggaatcatttagtaagcAAAAAGGTtttaaacaaatcgaaatatattttatatttcagattcttcaaagtagccaccctttgccttgatgagagctttgcacaatcttggcattctctcaaccagcttcatgaggtagtcacctggaatacatttatattaacaggtgtgccttgttaaaacttAATTTCTGGAATTTCCTTCATTTTTAATGCGTTTGTGTTGTGACATAGTAGGGTTGATATACaggagatagccctatttggtaaaagaccaagtccatattatggaaagaac contains these protein-coding regions:
- the LOC120037888 gene encoding recoverin-like codes for the protein MGNSKSVSLSKDLLEELKLNTKYSEEQLCTGYQTFLRECPSGQISKQQFEAIYIKFFPDADPKAYARHVFRSFDSNSDGMLDFKEYIMALHLTSSGRTIQKLEWAFNLYDVDHNRSITKKEIQEIVESIFNMISKEDQKNLPDDENTPEKRADQIWDFFGKKENDKLTEEEFIQGVMDNKNILRLVQFDQPQKVQERLNEMKH